In Micromonospora purpureochromogenes, a single window of DNA contains:
- a CDS encoding exonuclease, producing the protein MTSGAGERLPELYVAVDVEADGPIPGPYSMISLGMAVAGRPDLAFYTELKPISDDFVPAALAVSGLDRDRLLREAPTAEEAMGAAASWVNGLRRIGRPVFLAAPAVWDGMFVHWYFVRFTGRSPFGATGSGVDLRSWWMGRTGCEWVRTRKGIIKHELGLTDVPHTHHAGEDAAELAQVFDAALRHRPGRAEAG; encoded by the coding sequence ATGACGAGCGGGGCGGGCGAGCGGCTGCCGGAGCTGTACGTGGCGGTGGACGTCGAGGCGGACGGCCCGATCCCCGGCCCGTACAGCATGATCTCGCTGGGCATGGCGGTGGCCGGGCGGCCCGACCTCGCCTTCTACACCGAGCTGAAGCCGATCTCCGACGACTTCGTGCCGGCCGCCCTCGCGGTCTCCGGGCTCGACCGGGACCGGCTGCTGCGGGAGGCGCCGACCGCCGAGGAGGCGATGGGCGCCGCCGCCAGCTGGGTCAACGGGCTGCGCCGGATCGGCCGGCCGGTCTTCCTGGCCGCGCCCGCCGTCTGGGACGGCATGTTCGTGCACTGGTACTTCGTCCGGTTCACCGGCCGCAGCCCGTTCGGCGCGACCGGGTCCGGGGTGGACCTGCGCAGTTGGTGGATGGGGCGGACCGGCTGCGAGTGGGTGCGGACCCGCAAGGGGATCATCAAGCACGAGCTGGGCCTGACCGACGTGCCGCACACCCACCACGCCGGGGAGGACGCGGCCGAGCTGGCCCAGGTCTTCGACGCCGCGCTCCGGCACCGCCCCGGGCGGGCCGAGGCCGGCTGA